GCAACGCAGTTTTTAAATCATTTTCAACCAAGCTATTATTTAAGGCTAGCGTTTCTTCCTCTGCAGCAACATGCTGTGCTGAAATCAGTGCCCAATCATGATTTTTCGTTTTTGGAACAAGCCATGATCTAGAAGACATTATGCTAGTTATGGAAAACAGAAACAGACTAATATTTGAGTTAATGGATAGCCCGAAAGGGCTCAAACATTATTTTTCTGCACAAGCTACTTTGCTACTTAATAGCGAAAATTTTTTGAATGTTCTACCCGGATTACTGAATAATTCTGATGCATATAATTCTATAGTAAACCAATTAAATATAATGAAATCCTGGAAATAAAAGTCAGATCAATTTTTTCTCATATTGATTTTCTGGATTTTTAGTAAGAATCCTAAACATTGCATACAAAAAACCAATCAATGTCAGTCCGTATATTATTCCCATCAGCAGGAGTGAGTGGATGGCTTCGGTTCGGGAGATGGGTAGGAGTATGTCTTTGGTTTTTATGATTTCGTAGATGACCCAGGGTTGGCGGCCGGCTTCGGCGACTAGCCAGCCGGCGATGGTGGCGATAAAGCCAGCAGGGATAGTGAATATGGCGATGCGTAGAAATATTTTATTGTTATTGAGTTTATTTTTGTAGCGTAAATAACAGCCGATAAAACCGATGAGTACAATCCAAAACCCTAGTGCGACCATAATTCTGAAGCTGTAAAAGATAAGGGCAACGTTGGGCCAGTTTTGTTTTGGGAATGCGTTCATGCCTTTAACTTCGCCATCGGTTTTATGCGTTAGAATTAGGCTGGCCAGTTTGGGTATTTCAATGGCGTTTTTATTTTCTGCTTTTTCTTTATCCGGAATACCAAACAGTACTAACGGTGCGCCATCCGTGGTTTTCCAAAGTCCTTCAATCGCGGCTATTTTCATTGGTTGATTTTCGCGCGTATTTAAACCATGCAGATCACCAATAAAAATTTGTAATGGTGCAAGAATTACAATTGCAGTTAATGCGACATGCAGGTTAAATCGCGCAAAATTAATTTGTTGTTGTTTGATTAGAAACCAGGCAGATAAGCCTAATACAAAACAAGCTGTGCTCATCAAACCTGCCAATAGCATATGTGTAAAACGATAGGGAAAAGAAGGATTAATGATGGCAGCGAACCAGTCAGTCAACACTAACTGCCCAGCAACGAGTTCATAACCATCCGGGGTTTGCATCCATGAGTTTCTGG
The Ketobacter sp. MCCC 1A13808 DNA segment above includes these coding regions:
- a CDS encoding cytochrome ubiquinol oxidase subunit I is translated as MDVDYILISRLGFAFTASYHIIFPSLIVGLAFYLTALEALWLKTGQENYRLQYLFWLKPFTAAFFVAVITGVGLSFQLDTHFGQFYYKTIDILAPIRHFELINAIVLEAGSLGVMWWGWKRVGKKLHFAATLMMSLGIIISFVCIIARNSWMQTPDGYELVAGQLVLTDWFAAIINPSFPYRFTHMLLAGLMSTACFVLGLSAWFLIKQQQINFARFNLHVALTAIVILAPLQIFIGDLHGLNTRENQPMKIAAIEGLWKTTDGAPLVLFGIPDKEKAENKNAIEIPKLASLILTHKTDGEVKGMNAFPKQNWPNVALIFYSFRIMVALGFWIVLIGFIGCYLRYKNKLNNNKIFLRIAIFTIPAGFIATIAGWLVAEAGRQPWVIYEIIKTKDILLPISRTEAIHSLLLMGIIYGLTLIGFLYAMFRILTKNPENQYEKKLI